A genomic segment from Lutzomyia longipalpis isolate SR_M1_2022 chromosome 3, ASM2433408v1 encodes:
- the LOC129793033 gene encoding uncharacterized protein LOC129793033, whose amino-acid sequence MESSSKPPFRRREQKVVWECPAHETKTILNTLNNDCLFRIMSYLNLRELLIAEEVCMRFKIVAEMVYRTTHTFNSYKLAWCIPRITMNMPRVEALKIMSRVGPYINTLTIFPDCYSRVKNGCFIIPLIAQCRRLETITLRNFSYFINHTIKELSRYLKRMKIKSLDIHKINDEQLITLTENMESLEELSLACNEIDGECLIKMQPQNVRNIYLSSCSYLEPVPFKKFCRKTRQLEKLIINDCNKLDDSCLHEIPKYLKNLKTLIISNTYRNCSADDYLVLADLPELTNFAICFSPSSKHTNNVGKLLLELSTQERIKHLNLERCTFTNDIKYALGQFKHLHSLRLYDCKNCSDILQSLSCTETIQFLDTKQTDITLEEAKLFKKKCKNLRSMVGGVINFRRPSLIDNGERFHYGCECFLGKIRKSSQKN is encoded by the coding sequence atGGAAAGTTCATCTAAGCCACCTTTTCGCCGACGAGAGCAAAAGGTTGTGTGGGAATGTCCTGCGCATGAGACTAAAACAATCCTGAATACTTTAAACAATGACTGCCTGTTTCGCATTATGTCCTACCTCAATCTTCGCGAATTATTAATTGCGGAGGAAGTCTGCATGAGATTTAAGATTGTTGCTGAAATGGTATATCGAACAACCCATACTTTCAATTCTTATAAATTAGCCTGGTGTATTCCTCGTATAACTATGAACATGCCAAGAGTAGAGGCATTAAAAATCATGTCTAGAGTGGGTCCTTATATAAATACACTCACGATATTCCCGGATTGTTATTCACGGGTCAAGAATGGGTGCTTTATTATTCCCTTAATTGCCCAATGCAGAAGATTGGAAACTATCACATTGAGAAACTTCAGTTATTTCATCAATCATACCATTAAGGAACTATCTCGGTATCTGAAACGGATGAAAATCAAATCATTGGACATCCACAAAATCAATGACGAACAGTTAATAACTCTGACGGAAAATATGGAATCGTTGGAGGAATTAAGTTTAGCGTGCAATGAGATCGATGGTGAATGTCTTATTAAGATGCAACCCCAAAATGTACGAAACATCTACCTATCCTCTTGCTCATACTTGGAACCAGTCCCCTTCAAAAAATTCTGCAGGAAAACCCGTCAATTGGAAAAGCTGATTATCAACGATTGTAATAAACTTGATGATTCCTGCCTCCATGAAATtccaaaatatctgaaaaactTGAAAACCCTAATAATAAGCAATACCTACAGAAATTGCTCAGCAGATGACTATTTAGTCTTGGCAGACTTACCGGAATTGACGAATTTTGCAATATGTTTTTCTCCATCTTCTAAACATACAAACAACGTTGGAAAACTCCTTTTGGAGTTATCTACTCAGGAAcgtataaaacatttaaatcttGAACGTTGCACTTTTACAAATGACATTAAATATGCACTTGGGCAGTTTAAGCACCTCCATTCCTTGAGATTGTACGATTGTAAGAACTGCTCTGATATACTGCAGAGTCTATCATGCACGGAAACGATTCAGTTTTTAGATACAAAACAAACAGATATCACACTGGAGGAGGCGAagttgtttaagaaaaaatgcaagaacCTTAGAAGCATGGTTGGAGGTGTTATAAATTTTAGGAGACCTTCCCTTATAGACAACGGTGAAAGGTTCCATTACGGCTGTGAATGTTTCTTGGGGAAAATTCGGAAAAGCAGCCAGAAAAACTAA